AAGATTAGCAAAGCTTTCACATGATAAATTAATAGCAAAGCCAGAAGATGTTTGGGAGTTAGGAAGTCCAGCTCCCTCTCATTTTGCAGCTTTAACTGAAGTAGTTAATTATGTTTGTTGGATAGGTAAACATTATCTAAAAAGTAAAAATAAAAGAAAACTTTTTGAAGAGGGAATGAGTCGTATAAAACTACATGAAAGAGCATTAATGCATTTTATGTTAGAGGGTACTTCAAAAATAGAAGGATTGAGAAATCTTGATGGAGTAAAAGTCTATTTAGATTGTAAAGACTTAAGAAAAAAAGATTTTATCATGGCAATAGGTTTTGATAAATTAGGATTTAAAAAAGCAGTAAAAGAGTATGAAAAACAAGGTGTAATTACATTTGAAAGGGTTATTTCTAGTCCTTATTCTTCTCGTATGCTTGAATCTTTTGGTTTAAAAGGAAGTATTAGAGTCTCTCCTTTACATAGTCATAGTTTAAAAGATATAGAAAAATTTTTAAAAATTACAAAAAAACTTTCCAAAACATAATAGAGGTATTTAATATCTAATTTCAAATTTGTTAGAAAATAAAGTGCCAATTGAAGTCTGTTTTATATTGCTTATTTTACTGTATTCGCTACCACTTTTTAATATGGTAATAAATTCATTTAATCTATTCTCTTTGCAAGTTACAACGGCTTCAACATCTCCATTGGGTAAGTTTTTAATGTAACCACTAAAGTTAGCTCTATTGGCATTATTTGTTACACTTTTTCTATAAAATACACCTTGTACTTTTCCACTTATTATAAATTTGTAGCTTTTCATTAGTATTTACTTTATTCAAGAATTTTGTTT
This portion of the Arcobacter nitrofigilis DSM 7299 genome encodes:
- a CDS encoding acylphosphatase; this encodes MKSYKFIISGKVQGVFYRKSVTNNANRANFSGYIKNLPNGDVEAVVTCKENRLNEFITILKSGSEYSKISNIKQTSIGTLFSNKFEIRY